In one Legionella clemsonensis genomic region, the following are encoded:
- a CDS encoding ATP-binding cassette domain-containing protein — MTHKPIQFKDLGLIYPHKTCFQDFNGEIHFGERIALIGRNGSGKSTLLKMLCGLCLASAGEIKVPQDVHFGYLPQVIEEYPELSGAQRLNQILTKILSDNPNVLLLDEPTNHLDSRNRRSLMRMLKHYPGTLIIASHDTELINTVTDTLWHINLGQVTVFRGAYFDYQQMLEDKKASIEQELSRIARQKKESHLVLMREQERNKRSRVQGEKKIAQRKWPTIRSHSKLANAIVTGDKRLSRINHKKQQLLEELSSFDLPEVIKPKFKLNGLEYHKCLIRIQDASITYKSESVILDDIHFYLSGCERVALHGDNASGKSTFVKAILKDRQIIRTGEWTVPNWNTIGYLDQHYQHLSLNETVLDLMRSKMTHASHAEIRAHLNDFLFRKNEEVEIKVKSLSGGEKVRLSMALIAAQPPKLLILDEVTNNVDLETRTHIIEVLRDFPGAMLVISHDRDFLESLHIETKYQIHQGKIHYCNDANLEGN, encoded by the coding sequence ATGACCCATAAACCGATTCAATTTAAAGACCTAGGTCTTATCTATCCGCACAAAACTTGTTTTCAAGACTTCAATGGTGAAATTCATTTTGGTGAGCGTATTGCACTCATTGGCCGTAATGGCTCAGGAAAATCAACCCTACTCAAGATGCTGTGTGGTCTTTGTTTGGCCTCTGCTGGTGAAATTAAAGTGCCACAGGATGTTCATTTTGGTTATTTACCCCAAGTGATTGAAGAGTATCCTGAGTTAAGTGGTGCTCAACGATTAAACCAAATATTGACCAAGATATTGTCTGATAATCCTAATGTTTTGTTGTTAGATGAACCCACGAATCATCTGGACAGCCGTAATCGTCGTTCTTTAATGCGCATGCTTAAGCATTATCCTGGGACATTGATCATTGCCTCTCATGATACAGAACTCATCAATACAGTCACAGATACTCTATGGCATATTAATTTAGGGCAAGTGACTGTATTTAGAGGAGCTTATTTTGATTATCAACAAATGCTTGAAGACAAGAAAGCATCGATTGAACAGGAGTTATCAAGGATTGCACGACAGAAAAAAGAATCACATCTTGTTTTAATGAGAGAACAAGAGCGTAACAAGCGTTCGCGTGTGCAAGGTGAAAAAAAGATAGCTCAACGCAAGTGGCCAACAATTCGTTCTCACAGCAAACTAGCTAATGCTATTGTAACGGGAGATAAACGATTAAGTCGCATTAACCATAAAAAACAACAATTGCTAGAGGAGCTCTCTTCTTTTGACCTTCCTGAAGTTATTAAGCCCAAATTTAAATTAAATGGCCTGGAGTATCATAAGTGCTTAATAAGGATTCAAGATGCTTCTATTACTTACAAGTCTGAGTCTGTGATTCTAGATGATATTCATTTTTACCTTAGTGGCTGCGAACGGGTGGCATTGCATGGGGACAACGCATCAGGTAAATCAACCTTTGTCAAAGCAATATTAAAAGATAGACAAATTATCAGGACAGGCGAATGGACTGTTCCTAATTGGAATACGATTGGCTATCTCGATCAGCATTATCAACATTTGAGCTTGAATGAAACGGTCTTGGATTTAATGAGGTCTAAGATGACCCATGCCTCTCATGCAGAAATTCGTGCTCATTTAAATGATTTTTTATTTCGAAAAAATGAAGAAGTAGAAATTAAGGTTAAAAGTCTTTCAGGCGGTGAAAAGGTAAGACTATCGATGGCGTTGATTGCAGCTCAACCACCAAAATTACTTATTTTAGATGAGGTAACCAACAATGTAGATCTGGAAACACGTACCCACATCATTGAGGTGTTGCGCGATTTTCCAGGGGCTATGTTGGTCATCTCTCATGATAGGGACTTTTTAGAATCGCTTCATATTGAAACTAAGTATCAGATTCATCAAGGAAAGATTCACTATTGCAATGATGCCAATTTAGAAGGTAATTAA